One region of Sphingomonas abietis genomic DNA includes:
- a CDS encoding SDR family oxidoreductase, giving the protein MNLSSSKPVATLAGRTVLITGANGGLGEQFVYQALERGAAKVYAAARTPKSWGDPRIQPLALDITDADAVIGAVAAAADVDMLINNAAIAPAEDTLFGPEDEARRIFETNFFGTLRVATAFAPVLAAHGGGTLVNILSSSVWVSLPTIYAASKAAAWSATNGLRFALEGQGTQVVGLLVGMIDTPMSGQYDVPKSSPEHVVSLAYDGIASGALEVLADDQTRDLKSRLSTHAEDHYPWLHGALRAFLGS; this is encoded by the coding sequence ATGAACCTGTCCTCAAGCAAGCCGGTCGCCACTCTCGCCGGCCGAACCGTCCTGATTACCGGGGCCAATGGCGGGCTGGGCGAGCAATTCGTGTACCAGGCGCTCGAACGCGGCGCTGCGAAGGTGTATGCGGCGGCACGAACGCCGAAAAGCTGGGGCGATCCGCGCATCCAGCCGCTGGCTCTCGACATCACCGATGCCGATGCCGTTATTGGCGCGGTCGCCGCGGCCGCCGATGTCGACATGCTCATCAACAACGCGGCGATCGCGCCGGCGGAAGACACGCTTTTCGGCCCGGAAGACGAAGCCCGTCGCATCTTCGAAACCAATTTTTTTGGGACACTCCGCGTCGCCACCGCTTTCGCGCCGGTGCTGGCCGCTCATGGCGGCGGCACTCTGGTGAACATCTTGTCGTCGTCAGTGTGGGTCAGCCTGCCCACGATCTACGCCGCTTCGAAAGCCGCGGCATGGTCGGCGACCAATGGTCTGCGCTTCGCGCTGGAGGGGCAAGGCACCCAGGTGGTGGGGCTTCTGGTCGGCATGATCGACACGCCGATGTCCGGTCAATATGACGTGCCGAAGAGCAGCCCGGAACATGTCGTTTCCCTCGCTTATGATGGCATCGCCTCAGGAGCGCTCGAGGTGCTGGCCGACGATCAAACACGCGATCTCAAATCCAGGCTGAGCACCCATGCCGAGGATCATTATCCTTGGCTCCATGGTGCCTTGCGCGCTTTCCTGGGATCGTGA
- a CDS encoding TetR/AcrR family transcriptional regulator, whose amino-acid sequence MRADARRNRDAILRAARDVFELEGVLASIDKIAIQAGVGNATLYRNFPTREDLLAAVMGADLAEAQAKADALMQDERPRQGLAEWLAWLTWRLRIWHDLPQCVADAQAAPNSSMNPAVSMLVTQTGALAERARQAGDAIGSVSATELFELVTALSWAVDRFGDDETAARRRVEVATAGLFTPRS is encoded by the coding sequence ATGCGTGCCGATGCCCGCCGGAATCGCGATGCGATCCTCCGCGCGGCCCGCGACGTCTTCGAACTGGAGGGCGTGCTCGCCTCGATCGACAAGATCGCGATCCAGGCTGGTGTCGGGAACGCCACGCTCTACCGGAACTTCCCGACGCGGGAGGATCTGCTGGCGGCGGTCATGGGGGCGGACCTCGCCGAGGCGCAGGCGAAGGCCGATGCCTTGATGCAAGACGAACGCCCTCGTCAGGGGCTCGCCGAATGGTTGGCCTGGCTGACCTGGCGACTACGGATCTGGCACGATCTGCCGCAATGCGTCGCAGACGCGCAGGCTGCGCCGAACTCGTCAATGAACCCGGCCGTGTCCATGCTGGTGACCCAGACCGGCGCGTTGGCCGAGCGAGCGCGCCAGGCGGGGGATGCGATCGGTTCGGTCTCCGCGACCGAGCTGTTCGAATTGGTCACCGCGCTGTCGTGGGCAGTCGATCGCTTCGGCGATGACGAGACGGCGGCACGAAGGCGCGTCGAGGTCGCGACAGCCGGGCTTTTTACGCCGCGAAGCTAA
- a CDS encoding aldo/keto reductase yields MEYRRLGASGLRVPALSFGTATFGGAGDFFKAWGSTDAGGASRLIDVCLDHGVTLFDSADVYSGGLAETILGGAIKGKRDRVLISTKATFPTGDGPNDYGSSRFHLIGAVEKALGRLGTDHIDLLQLHGQDYNTPVEETMSALDQLVRDGKIRYVGASNFSGWHLMKSLGASDRYGYPRHVADQVYYSLLNRDYEWELMPLGADQGVGALIWSPLGWGKLTGKIRRDQPAKPGTRAHDIAGTGPHFEEERLFRIVDALDEVAAETGKTIPQIALNWLLQRPTVANVIIGARNEEQLIENVGAVGWALTAEQIAKLDTASDAPAAYPVWHQRGFPILNEKAPIRAA; encoded by the coding sequence CACCTTCGGCGGCGCCGGCGACTTCTTCAAGGCGTGGGGCTCGACGGATGCCGGCGGTGCCTCCCGCCTGATCGACGTCTGCCTCGATCATGGCGTCACCTTGTTCGACAGTGCGGACGTCTATTCCGGCGGCCTCGCCGAGACGATCCTGGGCGGCGCGATCAAGGGCAAGCGCGATCGCGTGCTGATCTCGACCAAGGCCACCTTCCCGACCGGGGACGGCCCCAATGACTATGGCTCGTCGCGCTTCCACCTGATCGGAGCCGTCGAGAAGGCGCTCGGGCGGCTGGGCACCGATCACATCGATCTCCTCCAGCTGCACGGCCAGGATTATAACACGCCGGTCGAGGAGACGATGTCGGCGCTCGATCAGCTCGTCCGCGACGGCAAGATCCGTTATGTTGGCGCGTCGAACTTCTCGGGCTGGCATCTGATGAAGTCGCTCGGTGCCTCGGATCGTTACGGCTATCCGCGCCATGTCGCGGACCAGGTCTATTACTCGCTGCTCAACCGCGATTATGAGTGGGAGCTGATGCCGCTCGGGGCCGACCAGGGGGTCGGCGCGCTGATCTGGAGCCCGCTCGGCTGGGGCAAGCTCACCGGCAAGATCCGGCGCGACCAGCCGGCCAAGCCCGGCACCCGCGCCCATGACATCGCCGGCACCGGTCCGCATTTCGAGGAAGAGCGGCTGTTCAGGATCGTCGATGCGCTCGACGAGGTCGCGGCCGAGACCGGCAAGACGATCCCGCAGATCGCGCTCAACTGGCTGCTCCAGCGCCCGACCGTCGCCAATGTCATCATCGGCGCCCGCAATGAGGAGCAACTGATCGAGAATGTCGGGGCGGTCGGCTGGGCGCTGACGGCCGAGCAGATCGCCAAGCTCGACACCGCCAGCGATGCGCCTGCCGCCTATCCGGTCTGGCATCAGCGCGGCTTCCCGATCCTCAACGAGAAGGCCCCCATCCGCGCCGCCTGA
- a CDS encoding GlcG/HbpS family heme-binding protein, which translates to MITKTVLDAADAAAITAACQLEAQKNGWAMSVAVVDDAGRLLSLVRSDGAGYATADVALRKAETSAMNRAPSAAAEKLAADRPTMLALTDRLPLQGALPAMKDGRCAGAVGVSGGLSPQYEQVAAAGLAAIGL; encoded by the coding sequence ATGATCACCAAGACCGTCCTCGATGCTGCCGATGCCGCTGCGATCACCGCCGCCTGTCAGCTGGAAGCGCAAAAGAACGGATGGGCGATGAGCGTCGCCGTCGTCGATGATGCCGGCCGGCTGCTCAGTCTGGTACGGTCGGACGGGGCCGGCTACGCGACCGCCGACGTCGCGCTGCGCAAGGCGGAGACATCGGCGATGAACCGTGCGCCCTCGGCCGCGGCCGAAAAACTCGCCGCCGACCGCCCGACCATGCTGGCCCTGACCGATCGCCTCCCTCTCCAGGGCGCGCTGCCGGCGATGAAAGACGGCAGATGCGCCGGCGCGGTCGGCGTGTCGGGCGGCCTTTCGCCACAGTACGAACAGGTCGCCGCCGCGGGGCTGGCCGCCATCGGGCTGTAA
- a CDS encoding TonB-dependent receptor plug domain-containing protein, which translates to MNHARKTLARGALFATVATTSLILANQARAAQADAPVAAASAAPAVDDTIIVTGTRRTDRTVTDSPSPIDVITAADLRTQPTANIIDSLKNIIPSFFVGQNTISDASSFVRSPSLRGLPGDEVLVQLNGKRYNRSSLVQVYTGGDTGLSFGAQAPDISAIPSIAISNVQVLRDGATAQYGSDAIGGVMNFGLRKDAGFEVQGRWGQYYAGDGDSRQIAADGGVKLGERGFINVAGEYNDDLGTSRGHQPPGAYYLAQAQPGLADQIPNAGKDKAQIWGTSPSHGYKITVNAGFDVTSNSELYAFGNFARTHTDESFNYRRPVAFPLSAGGAPIDNGTAITNTGISRNGAYAPVYLTPCPAGSATCPAGGFVVDSNTWSAATLYPGGFTPRFVGVTKEAFGTAGWKGHLDDGFTWDLSGSVSRHELALSMYDSLNSSYGPQTQTKFDFGSFIQKEQDVNLDLTYPLEVGFASPITISGGGEYRNETFSATPGDEQGYAAGPYAAQTLYTQTSPGVYTRSGTAAQGAGASGYAGGNPAFTGSWSQKSYAFYVGAETDITQKLTVGAMGRYEHYSDFGSAKVWKANGLWKATPWLSLRGTVGTGFHAPTPGQSHDAVVTTSFLAGNAIQQGTYPVGSAPSLYFGSKPLKPEKSTNWGVGAVLKPLSRVTLTVDYYNIKVRNRIFLSQSFPVTAADIAIQPALAAVGAGGTVQYFTNALDTLTRGIDVVGSYHTQVLGGALNLTLAYNYNKSTVSKYDAAAISNAQIIDINSLAPKHRIITSAAWSIGDFAINARENFYSSWRDEVDYPGQKFGSKFTTDLDLSYTAMQHYTLTVGANNLFSNHPDKIKASSSNPIYTATNSLLDGSVYPRIGGPFGFNGGFYYVRLRVKY; encoded by the coding sequence ATGAATCATGCACGCAAGACGCTTGCAAGGGGGGCCTTGTTCGCCACTGTCGCAACCACATCGCTGATATTAGCCAATCAAGCCCGTGCTGCGCAGGCCGATGCGCCCGTTGCGGCGGCGTCCGCTGCGCCGGCCGTTGACGACACCATCATCGTCACCGGCACGCGCCGCACCGACCGGACGGTGACGGATTCGCCATCGCCGATCGATGTGATTACCGCCGCCGATCTGCGGACCCAGCCCACCGCCAATATCATCGACAGTCTCAAGAATATCATCCCGTCTTTCTTCGTCGGCCAGAATACGATCTCGGATGCGTCGAGCTTTGTACGGTCTCCCTCGCTGCGTGGTCTTCCCGGCGACGAGGTGCTGGTGCAGTTGAACGGCAAGCGATATAATCGCTCCTCTCTGGTCCAGGTCTATACCGGTGGCGATACCGGCCTTTCCTTCGGCGCGCAGGCGCCCGATATCTCGGCCATTCCTTCGATCGCGATCAGCAATGTCCAGGTGCTGCGCGACGGTGCGACCGCGCAATATGGCTCCGATGCGATCGGCGGCGTCATGAACTTCGGCCTGCGCAAGGATGCCGGTTTCGAGGTGCAGGGCCGCTGGGGCCAATATTATGCGGGTGACGGCGACAGCCGCCAGATCGCCGCGGATGGCGGCGTGAAGCTCGGCGAACGAGGATTCATCAACGTCGCCGGCGAATATAATGACGATCTCGGCACCAGCCGGGGCCATCAGCCGCCGGGTGCCTATTATCTTGCGCAAGCTCAACCGGGACTGGCCGATCAGATTCCCAACGCAGGCAAGGACAAGGCGCAAATCTGGGGTACGTCACCCTCGCACGGCTATAAAATCACCGTGAATGCCGGCTTCGACGTCACCTCGAACAGCGAATTATATGCTTTCGGCAACTTCGCCCGTACCCACACCGACGAGAGCTTCAACTATCGCCGTCCGGTCGCTTTCCCGTTGTCCGCAGGCGGCGCGCCGATCGACAACGGCACCGCCATCACCAACACCGGCATCAGCCGCAACGGCGCCTATGCCCCGGTCTATCTCACCCCTTGCCCGGCGGGCAGCGCCACCTGCCCGGCAGGCGGCTTCGTCGTCGACAGCAACACCTGGAGCGCCGCCACGCTCTATCCCGGCGGCTTCACGCCGCGCTTCGTCGGCGTGACCAAGGAGGCCTTCGGTACGGCCGGCTGGAAGGGCCATCTCGACGATGGCTTCACCTGGGATTTGTCAGGCTCGGTCAGCCGCCACGAACTCGCGCTGTCCATGTATGACTCGCTCAACTCGTCCTACGGCCCGCAGACCCAGACGAAATTCGATTTCGGCAGCTTCATCCAGAAGGAACAGGACGTCAATCTCGACCTGACCTATCCGCTGGAGGTCGGCTTCGCGAGCCCGATCACCATCTCCGGCGGCGGCGAATATCGTAACGAGACCTTCAGCGCGACGCCAGGCGACGAGCAGGGCTATGCGGCGGGCCCCTATGCCGCCCAGACGCTCTACACCCAGACCTCGCCAGGGGTCTATACGCGCAGCGGCACGGCGGCGCAGGGTGCCGGCGCAAGCGGTTATGCCGGCGGCAACCCGGCCTTCACCGGGTCGTGGAGCCAGAAGAGCTACGCCTTCTACGTCGGTGCCGAGACCGACATCACCCAGAAGCTCACCGTCGGTGCGATGGGGCGCTACGAACATTATAGCGATTTCGGCAGCGCCAAGGTCTGGAAGGCCAACGGCCTGTGGAAGGCGACGCCCTGGCTGTCGCTGCGCGGGACGGTCGGCACCGGTTTCCACGCGCCGACTCCCGGCCAGTCGCACGATGCGGTCGTGACCACCAGCTTCCTGGCCGGCAACGCGATCCAGCAGGGCACCTATCCCGTGGGCAGCGCACCCTCGCTCTATTTCGGATCGAAGCCGCTCAAGCCGGAGAAATCGACCAACTGGGGCGTCGGCGCGGTGCTGAAGCCGCTATCGCGGGTGACGCTGACCGTCGACTATTACAACATCAAGGTCAGAAACCGCATCTTCCTGTCGCAATCCTTCCCGGTTACGGCGGCCGACATCGCCATCCAGCCGGCGCTTGCGGCGGTGGGGGCCGGCGGCACGGTCCAATATTTCACCAACGCGCTCGATACGCTGACCCGTGGTATCGATGTCGTCGGCTCGTACCACACGCAAGTGCTCGGCGGGGCGCTCAACCTGACGCTCGCCTATAATTACAACAAGAGCACGGTCTCCAAATATGACGCCGCAGCGATCAGCAATGCGCAGATCATCGACATCAACAGCCTCGCGCCGAAGCATCGCATCATCACCTCGGCGGCGTGGTCGATCGGCGATTTCGCCATAAATGCGCGCGAGAATTTCTACAGTTCGTGGCGCGACGAGGTCGATTATCCCGGCCAGAAATTCGGGTCCAAATTTACGACCGATCTGGATCTGAGCTACACGGCGATGCAGCATTACACGCTGACCGTCGGCGCGAACAACCTGTTCAGCAACCATCCCGACAAGATCAAGGCGTCCTCCAGCAACCCGATCTACACCGCGACCAACAGCCTGCTCGACGGATCGGTCTATCCGCGCATCGGCGGTCCATTCGGCTTCAACGGCGGCTTCTACTATGTCCGCCTGCGCGTGAAATACTGA